Proteins co-encoded in one Brassica rapa cultivar Chiifu-401-42 chromosome A02, CAAS_Brap_v3.01, whole genome shotgun sequence genomic window:
- the LOC103850885 gene encoding phospholipid:diacylglycerol acyltransferase 1, whose product MPLFQRKKPPPTEKPPPPSEELPDDDDTQNKSKNHKKPSGGKAKWSCVDSCCWFIGCVCLTWWFLLFLYNAMPASFPQYVTEAITGPLPDPPGVKLKKEGLKAKHPVVFIPGIVTGGLELWEGKQCADGLFRKRLWGGTFGEVYKRPLCWVEHMSLDNETGLDPAGIRIRAVSGLVAADYFAPGYFVWAVLIANLAHIGYEEKNMYMAAYDWRLSFQNTEVRDQTLSRMKSNIELMVSTNGGKKAVIVPHSMGVLYFLHFMKWVEAPAPLGGGGGPDWCAKHIKAVMNIGGPFLGVPKAVAGLFSAEAKDVAVARAIAPGFLDTDIFRLQTLQHVMRMTRTWDSTMSMIPKGGDTIWGGLDWAPEKGHICSGKKKSSNKTRGEAGENSVSKTKPVNYGRIISFGKDVAEAPPSEIENIDFRGAVKGQSIPNNTCRDVWTEYHDMGIGGIKAIAEYKVYTADAVIDLLHYVAPKMMARGAAHFSYGIADDLDDPKYEHHRHWSNPLETKLPNAPEMEIYSLYGVGIPTERSYIYKLNQSPDSCIPFHIFTSAHEEDEESCLKAGVYNVDGDETVPVLSAGFMCAKAWRGKTRFNPSGIKTYIREYNHSPPANLLEGRGTQSGAHVDIMGNFALIEDIMRVATGGNGSDLGHDQVHSGIFEWSERIDLKL is encoded by the exons ATGCCCCTTTTTCAACGGAAAAAGCCACCGCCGACGGAGAAACCACCGCCACCGTCTGAGGAGCTCCCGGATGACGACGACACCCAGAACAAATCGAAAAACCACAAGAAACCGAGCGGAGGGAAGGCGAAGTGGTCGTGCGTGGATTCGTGCTGCTGGTTCATCGGGTGCGTGTGCCTCACGTGGTGgttcctcctcttcctctacaACGCCATGCCCGCGAGCTTTCCTCAGTACGTTACCGAGGCGATCACGGGCCCTTTGCCCGACCCTCCCGGCGTGAAGCTGAAGAAAGAAGGTCTCAAGGCGAAGCATCCCGTTGTGTTCATCCCCGGGATTGTTACCGGTGGACTTGAGCTTTGGGAAGGGAAACAGTGTGCTGATGGTTTGTTCAGGAAGCGCCTTTGGGGTGGAACCTTCGGTGAAGTCTACAAAAG GCCTCTATGTTGGGTGGAACACATGTCACTTGACAACGAAACTGGTTTAGATCCTGCTGGTATTAGGATTAGAGCTGTGTCAGGACTCGTGGCTGCTGATTACTTCGCTCCTGGCTACTTTGTCTGGGCAGTGCTGATTGCTAACCTTGCACATATTGGATACGAGGAGAAGAACATGTACATGGCTGCATATGACTGGAGGCTTTCGTTTCAGAACACAGAG GTGCGTGACCAGACGCTTAGCCGTATGAAAAGTAATATAGAGTTGATGGTTTCCACCAACGGTGGGAAGAAAGCAGTTATAGTTCCCCATTCCATGGGGGTATTGTACTTTCTACATTTTATGAAATGGGTTGAGGCACCAGCTCCTTTGGGTGGCGGTGGTGGGCCTGATTGGTGTGCAAAGCATATCAAAGCGGTGATGAACATTGGTGGACCGTTTCTTGGTGTTCCAAAGGCTGTTGCAGGGCTTTTCTCTGCTGAAGCAAAGGATGTTGCAGTTGCCAG AGCGATTGCACCAGGGTTCTTAGACACTGATATATTCAGACTCCAGACCCTGCAACACGTGATGAGAATGACACGCACATGGGACTCAACAATGTCTATGATACCTAAGGGAGGTGACACGATATGGGGCGGTCTTGATTGGGCGCCGGAGAAAGGGCACATATGTTCCGGTAAAAAGAAAAGTAGCAACAAGACTCGCGGAGAAGCTGGTGAAAACTCAGTTTCCAAGACAAAGCCTGTTAACTACGGAAGAATCATATCGTTTGGGAAAGATGTGGCTGAGGCTCCCCCATCTGAGattgaaaatattgattttcgA GGTGCGGTGAAAGGTCAGAGTATCCCAAACAACACATGTCGTGACGTGTGGACAGAGTATCATGATATGGGAATTGGAGGGATCAAAGCTATTGCTGAGTATAAGGTCTACACTGCTGACGCGGTTATAGATTTATTACATTATGTTGCTCCTAAGATGATGGCGCGTGGCGCCGCTCATTTCTCCTATGGGATTGCTGATGATTTAGATGACCCTAAGTATGAGCATCACAGACACTGGTCTAATCCACTGGAAACAAA GTTACCCAATGCCCCTGAAATGGAGATCTACTCGCTGTACGGAGTTGGGATACCAACAGAACGATCATACATCTACAAGCTTAACCAGTCTCCAGACAGCTGCATCCCCTTTCATATCTTCACTTCTGCTCACGAGGAGGACGAAGAAAGCTGTTTGAAAGCGGGAGTTTACAACGTGGATGGAGACGAAACAGTGCCGGTTCTAAGCGCAGGGTTCATGTGTGCTAAAGCGTGGCGCGGCAAGACGAGATTCAACCCTTCTGGAATCAAGACTTACATTAGAGAGTACAACCACTCTCCACCGGCTAACCTTCTAGAAGGGCGGGGGACGCAGAGTGGGGCTCATGTTGACATCATGGGAAACTTTGCGTTGATCGAGGATATCATGAGAGTTGCCACGGGAGGTAACGGGTCCGATCTAGGACATGATCAGGTCCACTCTGGTATATTCGAATGGTCTGAGCGTATTGACTTGAAGCTGTGA
- the LOC103850889 gene encoding putative elongation factor TypA-like SVR3, chloroplastic isoform X1, translating to MELSLTTSSASPAVLRRQASPLLHKQQQVLGLTFASALKPGGALRFTPRRRPLHRPITCSVSPSTAEPSSEVKKKKTLVRRDDVRNIAIVAHVDHGKTTLVDSMLRQAKVFRDNQVMQERIMDSNDLERERGITILSKNTSITYKNTKVNIIDTPGHSDFGGEVERVLNMVDGVLLVVDSVEGPMPQTRFVLKKALEFGHAVVVVVNKIDRPSARPEFVVNSTFELFIELNATDEQCDFQAIYASGIKGKAGLTPDDLSEDLGPLFEAIIRCVPGPNIEKDGALQMLATNIEYDEHKGRIAIGRLHAGALRKGMDVRVCTSEDSCRFARVSELFVYEKFYRVPADTVEAGDICAVCGIDDIQIGETIADKVHGKPLPTIKVEEPTVKMSFSVNTSPFSGREGKYVTSRNLRDRLNRELERNLAMKVEDGETADTFIISGRGTLHITILIENMRREGYEFMVGPPKVINKRVNDKLLEPFEVATVEVPENHMGPVVELLGRRRGQMFDMQGVGSEGTVFLRYKIPTRGLLGLRNAILTASRGTAILNTVFDSYGPWAGDISTRDLGSLVAFEDGTSTSYALASSQERGQMFVGAGVDVYKGQIVGIHQRPGDLGLNICKKKAATNIRSNNFFFGY from the exons ATGGAGCTGAGCTTGACCACCTCTTCCGCTTCTCCAGCGGTTTTGAGGAGGCAAGCTTCTCCTCTGCTCCACAAGCAACAACAAGTGCTCGGCTTAACCTTCGCTTCCGCCCTTAAACCAGGAGGAGCTCTCCGGTTTACTCCCCGGCGCCGTCCGCTTCACCGTCCCATCACTTGCTCTGTCTCTCCATCAACCGCTGAACCATCCTCCG aggtgaagaagaagaagacgttgGTGAGGAGGGATGACGTGAGGAACATAGCAATTGTAGCTCATGTTGATCATGGCAAAACTACTTTGGTTGATTCTATGCTTAGGCAAGCTAAGGTATTCAGAGACAACCAAGTGATGCAAGAGAGGATCATGGACTCTAACGACCTTGAGCGTGAAAGAGGAATCACTATCCTTAGCAAAAACACGTCCATCACTTACAAAAACACAAAAGTGAATATCATTGATACTCCTGGCCACTCTGACTTTGGTGGTGAAGTGGAGCGTGTCTTGAACATGGTTGACGGTGTGCTTCTtgtg GTGGATTCTGTTGAGGGACCAATGCCACAGACAAGGTTTGTTTTGAAGAAGGCTCTTGAGTTTGGACATGCAGTTGTGGTGGTCGTGAACAAGATTGACAGGCCTTCTGCTCGTCCTGAGTTTGTTGTCAATTCCACTTTTGAGCTCTTTATTGAACTCAATGCTACTGATGAACAG TGTGATTTTCAAGCGATATATGCCAGTGGGATCAAAGGAAAGGCGGGGCTTACTCCGGATGACCTTTCAGAAGACCTGGGACCACTGTTCGAGGCTATCATTAGATGTGTGCCTGGGCCCAATATTGAAAAAGATGGTGCACTTCAGATGCTT gCCACAAATATTGAATATGATGAGCACAAAGGACGTATTGCTATTGGGAGGCTACACGCAGGGGCACTGCGCAAAGGAATGGATGTCAGG GTGTGCACTTCTGAAGATTCCTGTAGATTTGCAAGAGTGAGTGAGCTCTTTGTCTATGAGAAATTCTACAGAGTACCTGCTGATACAGTGGAAGCTGGAGATATTTGCGCTGTATGTGGCATAGATGACATTCAG ATTGGTGAGACTATTGCTGATAAAGTACATGGGAAGCCTCTACCTACAATCAAAGTAGAAGAGCCAACTGTGAAAATGTCCTTCTCTGTAAACACCTCTCCTTTCTCTGGTCGTGAG GGGAAGTATGTAACGAGCAGGAACTTACGAGACCGTCTAAACCGTGAACTTGAAAGAAATCTAGCTATGAAAGTGGAAGATGGTGAGACAGCAGACACATTCATTATCAGCGGGCGAGGCACATTACACATTACCATCCTGATAGAAAACAT GAGAAGAGAGGGATATGAATTCATGGTAGGACCACCGAAAGTTATCAACAAAAGGGTCAACGATAAATTGCTGGAGCCGTTTGAGGTAGCAACTGTCGAAGTACCAGAGAACCACATGGGTCCTGTCGTTGAACTACTTGGGAGAAGACGTGGACAGATGTTTGATATGCAAGGTGTTGG GTCGGAAGGAACAGTTTTTCTGCGGTACAAGATCCCAACACGTGGACTACTCGGACTGAGGAATGCAATCTTAACAGCTTCTCGTGGGACAGCCATCCTCAACACCGTGTTTGACAGTTATGGACCTTGGGCTGGAGATATCAGCACCCGTGATCTTGGTTCGCTG GTTGCGTTTGAAGATGGGACATCAACGTCGTATGCGCTGGCGAGTTCGCAAGAGAGAGGGCAAATGTTTGTAGGTGCAGGTGTGGATGTATACAAAGGTCAGATAGTTGGGATCCATCAGAGACCTGGTGACTTGGGGCTTAACATCTGCAAGAAGAAAGCAGCCACAAACATACGatccaacaattttttttttggatattaa